A single window of Rhodamnia argentea isolate NSW1041297 chromosome 5, ASM2092103v1, whole genome shotgun sequence DNA harbors:
- the LOC115753370 gene encoding aminodeoxychorismate synthase, chloroplastic isoform X2, whose product MNLIQCSRRSDIALPFVECLHHVNVNPKPALLVSRSLRRTRSHCGSKNVIKCSHLMPGHLEGSFVGKKQVEERPKKLQFVRTLLIDNYDSYTYNIYQELSVINGVPPVVIRNDSWTWKDICQHLYEENAFDNIVISPGPGSPTCPADVGICLQLLLECGDIPILGVCLGHQALGYVHGAKVVHASQPIHGRLSEIKHNGSRLFHDIPSGRNSGFKVVRYHSLVLDAQTLPEELVPIAWTTSSDALSFSEDNFVSPDAYAKTSEGYSTLFSDIRNENSWPLSHSGDIRSRKVLMGIMHSTWPHYGVQFHPESVATCHGRQIFKNFRRITEDYWLRSSSSFFRRRYAYFTGQVRLTNTPSVETDGNHVLQEVTRSRRPVDDLDERNCLGMTNLGISPTTIDMKLLKLTWRRLEGLAAKLGGAKNIFCELFSDDKAENTFWLDSSSIEKGRARFSFMGGKGGPLSKRLTFRLTNRSDAAHCGGYLSIEDAHGHVSSTYLEKGFLDFLNKELLSFHCEEKDFEGLPFEFYGGFVGYIGYNLKVECGAATNCHKSPVPDACFLFADNFVVVDHLNDDVYLMSIHDRNTPGTTWLDNTEEKLLTLRTAPTEEPKNKNMGSMTISPHEAGFCAEKSKEQYMEDVRKCLQYIKDGESYELCVTTQIRKKVEEMDPLQLYLHLRETNPAPYAAWLNFAKENLHICCSSPERFLRLDRNGILEAKPIKGTIARGVTKEEDEKRKLQLHYSEKDQAENLMIVDLLRNDLGRVCEPGSVHVPHLMDVESYATVHTMVSTIRGKKRSDVSAVDCVRAAFPGGSMTGAPKLRSMELLDSLETCSRGIYSGSIGFFSINQTFDLNIVIRTVVIHENEASIGAGGAIVALSNPEDEYEEMNLKTCAPVKAVMDIQNDENLAIPFPPLFFSR is encoded by the exons ATGAATCTCATTCAGTGTTCACGGCGTTCAGACATTGCACTGCCTTTCGTTGAGTGTCTACATCATGTGAACGTGAATCCTAAGCCGGCTTTACTGGTTAGTAGATCCCTGAGGAGAACTAGATCTCATTGTGGAAGCAAGAACGTGATAAAATGTAGCCATTTAATGCCTGGGCACCTGGAAGGATCTTTTGTGGGAAAGAAGCAGGTGGAGGAGCGTCCTAAGAAGCTGCAATTTGTGAGGACATTGCTGATCGACAACTATGATAGTTACACATACAACATCTACCAGGAGTTATCAGTTATCAATGGGG TGCCTCCTGTTGTGATAAGAAATGATAGTTGGACGTGGAAAGACATATGTCAACACTTGTATGAAGAAAACGCATTCGATAATATTGTTATATCGCCTGGACCTGGTTCTCCAACATGCCCTGCTGATGTAG GAATATGTCTTCAGCTGTTGCTTGAGTGCGGAGACATACCAATTTTGGGTGTTTGCCTCGGACACCAg GCTTTGGGTTATGTACATGGCGCAAAAGTTGTACATGCATCTCAACCAATCCATGGTCGCTTGAG TGAGATCAAGCATAATGGTAGCAGGTTGTTTCATGACATTCCTTCTGGTAGAAACTCGGGATTTAAG GTGGTCCGGTATCATTCCCTTGTTTTAGATGCACAAACACTTCCTGAAGAACTCGTCCCTATAGCATGGACCACTTCTAGTGATGCACTTTCCTTTTCTGAGGACAATTTTGTTTCTCCAGATGCCTATGCTAAAACCAGTGAAGGATACTCAACTTTATTTTCAGACATAAGAAACGAAAACTCTTGGCCTTTAAGCCATTCTGGAGACATACGAAGCCGAAAAGTCCTTATGGGCATTATGCATTCTACTTGGCCTCATTATGGTGTGCAG TTTCATCCAGAGAGTGTTGCAACTTGTCACGGGAGACAGATTTTCAAGAATTTCAGGCGAATAACGGAAGACTATTGGTTGAGATCAAGCTCCTCTTTCTTCAGAAGGAGATATGCTTATTTTACTG GACAAGTTCGTTTAACAAATACTCCCTCAGTGGAGACTGATGGCAATCACGTGCTTCAAGAGGTTACTAGAAGCAGAAGACCAGTGGATGATTTGGACGAGAGGAACTGCCTTGGTATGACAAATCTGGGAATTTCACCTACAACCATTGACATGAAGCTACTTAAGTTAACATGGAGAAGGCTAGAAGGTTTGGCTGCTAAACTTGGTGGAGCCAAGAACATATTCTGTGAACTTTTTTCTGATGACAAGGCTGAGAACACCTTTTGGTTGGATAGTTCGTCAATTGAGAAG GGAAGAGCTAGATTTTCATTTATGGGTGGTAAAGGAGGACCTCTTTCGAAGCGATTGACATTTAGATTGACCAACAGAAG TGATGCAGCTCATTGTGGAGGTTATCTATCAATTGAAGATGCTCATGGCCATGTTAGTAGTACATACTTGGAAAAAGGTTTCCTTGATTTCTTGAACAAG GAGCTTCTGTCATTTCATTGTgaagaaaaagattttgaaggATTACCATTTGAGTTTTACGGAGGATTTGTCGGGTACATAGG GTATAACCTCAAAGTAGAATGTGGTGCAGCAACTAATTGTCACAAGTCACCAGTTCCAGATGCTTGTTTTCTCTTTGCTGATAACTTTGTAGTGGTTGATCATCTCAATGACGATGTTTATTTGATGTCGATACATGACCGCAACACACCTGGCACAACATGGCTGGATAATACAGAAGAAAAGCTTCTTACTTTAAGAACAGCTCCTACAGAAGAAccaaagaacaaaaatatgGGGTCCATGACAATTTCCCCCCATGAAGCAGGGTTTTGTGCTGAGAAATCCAAAGAGCAGTACATGGAAGATGTCAGGAAGTGCTTGCAGTATATAAAAGATGGAGAAAGCTATGAGTTATGTGTCACGAcccaaataaggaaaaaagttGAGGAGATGGATCCTCTGCAACTGTACCTTCACCTTAGAGAAACCAATCCAGCACCATATGCTGCTTGGCTTAATTTTGCAAAGGAGAATCTCCACATCTGCTGCTCTTCCCCTGAGAGATTTTTGCGGTTGGATAGAAATGGTATCTTGGAAGCAAAGCCCATAAAGGGTACCATAGCTCGGGGAGTGacaaaagaggaagatgaaaAGCGCAAATTGCAACTGCATTACAG TGAAAAGGATCAAGCAGAGAATCTGATGATTGTCGATCTTCTGAGAAATGACCTTGGTCGGGTTTGTGAGCCCGGTTCTGTTCATGTACCTCATCTGATGGATGTTGAGTCATATGCCACAGTCCATACCATGGTGAGTACAATACGTGGAAAGAAGCGCAGCGACGTCAGTGCAGTTGACTGTGTCAGAGCTGCATTTCCTGGTGGTTCAATGACAGGAGCACCTAAACTGAGATCTATGGAACTTCTTGATTCTCTGGAGACCTGCTCTCGAGGTATCTATTCGGGATCCATCGGTTTTTTCTCTATCAATCAGACGTTTGATCTGAACATCGTCATAAGAACAGTTGTGATACATGAGAATGAAGCTTCGATCGGGGCAGGCGGGGCCATTGTCGCCTTATCGAACCCCGAAGACGAGTACGAGGAAATGAATTTGAAGACCTGTGCACCAGTGAAGGCAGTGATGGATATTCAGAACGATGAGAATTTGGCAATCCCTTTCCCCCCTCTTTTCTTCAGCAGGTGA
- the LOC115753370 gene encoding aminodeoxychorismate synthase, chloroplastic isoform X3 gives MPGHLEGSFVGKKQVEERPKKLQFVRTLLIDNYDSYTYNIYQELSVINGVPPVVIRNDSWTWKDICQHLYEENAFDNIVISPGPGSPTCPADVGICLQLLLECGDIPILGVCLGHQALGYVHGAKVVHASQPIHGRLSEIKHNGSRLFHDIPSGRNSGFKVVRYHSLVLDAQTLPEELVPIAWTTSSDALSFSEDNFVSPDAYAKTSEGYSTLFSDIRNENSWPLSHSGDIRSRKVLMGIMHSTWPHYGVQFHPESVATCHGRQIFKNFRRITEDYWLRSSSSFFRRRYAYFTAQIQVPHANHISGQVRLTNTPSVETDGNHVLQEVTRSRRPVDDLDERNCLGMTNLGISPTTIDMKLLKLTWRRLEGLAAKLGGAKNIFCELFSDDKAENTFWLDSSSIEKGRARFSFMGGKGGPLSKRLTFRLTNRSDAAHCGGYLSIEDAHGHVSSTYLEKGFLDFLNKELLSFHCEEKDFEGLPFEFYGGFVGYIGYNLKVECGAATNCHKSPVPDACFLFADNFVVVDHLNDDVYLMSIHDRNTPGTTWLDNTEEKLLTLRTAPTEEPKNKNMGSMTISPHEAGFCAEKSKEQYMEDVRKCLQYIKDGESYELCVTTQIRKKVEEMDPLQLYLHLRETNPAPYAAWLNFAKENLHICCSSPERFLRLDRNGILEAKPIKGTIARGVTKEEDEKRKLQLHYSEKDQAENLMIVDLLRNDLGRVCEPGSVHVPHLMDVESYATVHTMVSTIRGKKRSDVSAVDCVRAAFPGGSMTGAPKLRSMELLDSLETCSRGIYSGSIGFFSINQTFDLNIVIRTVVIHENEASIGAGGAIVALSNPEDEYEEMNLKTCAPVKAVMDIQNDENLAIPFPPLFFSR, from the exons ATGCCTGGGCACCTGGAAGGATCTTTTGTGGGAAAGAAGCAGGTGGAGGAGCGTCCTAAGAAGCTGCAATTTGTGAGGACATTGCTGATCGACAACTATGATAGTTACACATACAACATCTACCAGGAGTTATCAGTTATCAATGGGG TGCCTCCTGTTGTGATAAGAAATGATAGTTGGACGTGGAAAGACATATGTCAACACTTGTATGAAGAAAACGCATTCGATAATATTGTTATATCGCCTGGACCTGGTTCTCCAACATGCCCTGCTGATGTAG GAATATGTCTTCAGCTGTTGCTTGAGTGCGGAGACATACCAATTTTGGGTGTTTGCCTCGGACACCAg GCTTTGGGTTATGTACATGGCGCAAAAGTTGTACATGCATCTCAACCAATCCATGGTCGCTTGAG TGAGATCAAGCATAATGGTAGCAGGTTGTTTCATGACATTCCTTCTGGTAGAAACTCGGGATTTAAG GTGGTCCGGTATCATTCCCTTGTTTTAGATGCACAAACACTTCCTGAAGAACTCGTCCCTATAGCATGGACCACTTCTAGTGATGCACTTTCCTTTTCTGAGGACAATTTTGTTTCTCCAGATGCCTATGCTAAAACCAGTGAAGGATACTCAACTTTATTTTCAGACATAAGAAACGAAAACTCTTGGCCTTTAAGCCATTCTGGAGACATACGAAGCCGAAAAGTCCTTATGGGCATTATGCATTCTACTTGGCCTCATTATGGTGTGCAG TTTCATCCAGAGAGTGTTGCAACTTGTCACGGGAGACAGATTTTCAAGAATTTCAGGCGAATAACGGAAGACTATTGGTTGAGATCAAGCTCCTCTTTCTTCAGAAGGAGATATGCTTATTTTACTG CGCAAATCCAGGTGCCCCATGCTAATCATATATCGGGACAAGTTCGTTTAACAAATACTCCCTCAGTGGAGACTGATGGCAATCACGTGCTTCAAGAGGTTACTAGAAGCAGAAGACCAGTGGATGATTTGGACGAGAGGAACTGCCTTGGTATGACAAATCTGGGAATTTCACCTACAACCATTGACATGAAGCTACTTAAGTTAACATGGAGAAGGCTAGAAGGTTTGGCTGCTAAACTTGGTGGAGCCAAGAACATATTCTGTGAACTTTTTTCTGATGACAAGGCTGAGAACACCTTTTGGTTGGATAGTTCGTCAATTGAGAAG GGAAGAGCTAGATTTTCATTTATGGGTGGTAAAGGAGGACCTCTTTCGAAGCGATTGACATTTAGATTGACCAACAGAAG TGATGCAGCTCATTGTGGAGGTTATCTATCAATTGAAGATGCTCATGGCCATGTTAGTAGTACATACTTGGAAAAAGGTTTCCTTGATTTCTTGAACAAG GAGCTTCTGTCATTTCATTGTgaagaaaaagattttgaaggATTACCATTTGAGTTTTACGGAGGATTTGTCGGGTACATAGG GTATAACCTCAAAGTAGAATGTGGTGCAGCAACTAATTGTCACAAGTCACCAGTTCCAGATGCTTGTTTTCTCTTTGCTGATAACTTTGTAGTGGTTGATCATCTCAATGACGATGTTTATTTGATGTCGATACATGACCGCAACACACCTGGCACAACATGGCTGGATAATACAGAAGAAAAGCTTCTTACTTTAAGAACAGCTCCTACAGAAGAAccaaagaacaaaaatatgGGGTCCATGACAATTTCCCCCCATGAAGCAGGGTTTTGTGCTGAGAAATCCAAAGAGCAGTACATGGAAGATGTCAGGAAGTGCTTGCAGTATATAAAAGATGGAGAAAGCTATGAGTTATGTGTCACGAcccaaataaggaaaaaagttGAGGAGATGGATCCTCTGCAACTGTACCTTCACCTTAGAGAAACCAATCCAGCACCATATGCTGCTTGGCTTAATTTTGCAAAGGAGAATCTCCACATCTGCTGCTCTTCCCCTGAGAGATTTTTGCGGTTGGATAGAAATGGTATCTTGGAAGCAAAGCCCATAAAGGGTACCATAGCTCGGGGAGTGacaaaagaggaagatgaaaAGCGCAAATTGCAACTGCATTACAG TGAAAAGGATCAAGCAGAGAATCTGATGATTGTCGATCTTCTGAGAAATGACCTTGGTCGGGTTTGTGAGCCCGGTTCTGTTCATGTACCTCATCTGATGGATGTTGAGTCATATGCCACAGTCCATACCATGGTGAGTACAATACGTGGAAAGAAGCGCAGCGACGTCAGTGCAGTTGACTGTGTCAGAGCTGCATTTCCTGGTGGTTCAATGACAGGAGCACCTAAACTGAGATCTATGGAACTTCTTGATTCTCTGGAGACCTGCTCTCGAGGTATCTATTCGGGATCCATCGGTTTTTTCTCTATCAATCAGACGTTTGATCTGAACATCGTCATAAGAACAGTTGTGATACATGAGAATGAAGCTTCGATCGGGGCAGGCGGGGCCATTGTCGCCTTATCGAACCCCGAAGACGAGTACGAGGAAATGAATTTGAAGACCTGTGCACCAGTGAAGGCAGTGATGGATATTCAGAACGATGAGAATTTGGCAATCCCTTTCCCCCCTCTTTTCTTCAGCAGGTGA
- the LOC115753370 gene encoding aminodeoxychorismate synthase, chloroplastic isoform X1 — MNLIQCSRRSDIALPFVECLHHVNVNPKPALLVSRSLRRTRSHCGSKNVIKCSHLMPGHLEGSFVGKKQVEERPKKLQFVRTLLIDNYDSYTYNIYQELSVINGVPPVVIRNDSWTWKDICQHLYEENAFDNIVISPGPGSPTCPADVGICLQLLLECGDIPILGVCLGHQALGYVHGAKVVHASQPIHGRLSEIKHNGSRLFHDIPSGRNSGFKVVRYHSLVLDAQTLPEELVPIAWTTSSDALSFSEDNFVSPDAYAKTSEGYSTLFSDIRNENSWPLSHSGDIRSRKVLMGIMHSTWPHYGVQFHPESVATCHGRQIFKNFRRITEDYWLRSSSSFFRRRYAYFTAQIQVPHANHISGQVRLTNTPSVETDGNHVLQEVTRSRRPVDDLDERNCLGMTNLGISPTTIDMKLLKLTWRRLEGLAAKLGGAKNIFCELFSDDKAENTFWLDSSSIEKGRARFSFMGGKGGPLSKRLTFRLTNRSDAAHCGGYLSIEDAHGHVSSTYLEKGFLDFLNKELLSFHCEEKDFEGLPFEFYGGFVGYIGYNLKVECGAATNCHKSPVPDACFLFADNFVVVDHLNDDVYLMSIHDRNTPGTTWLDNTEEKLLTLRTAPTEEPKNKNMGSMTISPHEAGFCAEKSKEQYMEDVRKCLQYIKDGESYELCVTTQIRKKVEEMDPLQLYLHLRETNPAPYAAWLNFAKENLHICCSSPERFLRLDRNGILEAKPIKGTIARGVTKEEDEKRKLQLHYSEKDQAENLMIVDLLRNDLGRVCEPGSVHVPHLMDVESYATVHTMVSTIRGKKRSDVSAVDCVRAAFPGGSMTGAPKLRSMELLDSLETCSRGIYSGSIGFFSINQTFDLNIVIRTVVIHENEASIGAGGAIVALSNPEDEYEEMNLKTCAPVKAVMDIQNDENLAIPFPPLFFSR; from the exons ATGAATCTCATTCAGTGTTCACGGCGTTCAGACATTGCACTGCCTTTCGTTGAGTGTCTACATCATGTGAACGTGAATCCTAAGCCGGCTTTACTGGTTAGTAGATCCCTGAGGAGAACTAGATCTCATTGTGGAAGCAAGAACGTGATAAAATGTAGCCATTTAATGCCTGGGCACCTGGAAGGATCTTTTGTGGGAAAGAAGCAGGTGGAGGAGCGTCCTAAGAAGCTGCAATTTGTGAGGACATTGCTGATCGACAACTATGATAGTTACACATACAACATCTACCAGGAGTTATCAGTTATCAATGGGG TGCCTCCTGTTGTGATAAGAAATGATAGTTGGACGTGGAAAGACATATGTCAACACTTGTATGAAGAAAACGCATTCGATAATATTGTTATATCGCCTGGACCTGGTTCTCCAACATGCCCTGCTGATGTAG GAATATGTCTTCAGCTGTTGCTTGAGTGCGGAGACATACCAATTTTGGGTGTTTGCCTCGGACACCAg GCTTTGGGTTATGTACATGGCGCAAAAGTTGTACATGCATCTCAACCAATCCATGGTCGCTTGAG TGAGATCAAGCATAATGGTAGCAGGTTGTTTCATGACATTCCTTCTGGTAGAAACTCGGGATTTAAG GTGGTCCGGTATCATTCCCTTGTTTTAGATGCACAAACACTTCCTGAAGAACTCGTCCCTATAGCATGGACCACTTCTAGTGATGCACTTTCCTTTTCTGAGGACAATTTTGTTTCTCCAGATGCCTATGCTAAAACCAGTGAAGGATACTCAACTTTATTTTCAGACATAAGAAACGAAAACTCTTGGCCTTTAAGCCATTCTGGAGACATACGAAGCCGAAAAGTCCTTATGGGCATTATGCATTCTACTTGGCCTCATTATGGTGTGCAG TTTCATCCAGAGAGTGTTGCAACTTGTCACGGGAGACAGATTTTCAAGAATTTCAGGCGAATAACGGAAGACTATTGGTTGAGATCAAGCTCCTCTTTCTTCAGAAGGAGATATGCTTATTTTACTG CGCAAATCCAGGTGCCCCATGCTAATCATATATCGGGACAAGTTCGTTTAACAAATACTCCCTCAGTGGAGACTGATGGCAATCACGTGCTTCAAGAGGTTACTAGAAGCAGAAGACCAGTGGATGATTTGGACGAGAGGAACTGCCTTGGTATGACAAATCTGGGAATTTCACCTACAACCATTGACATGAAGCTACTTAAGTTAACATGGAGAAGGCTAGAAGGTTTGGCTGCTAAACTTGGTGGAGCCAAGAACATATTCTGTGAACTTTTTTCTGATGACAAGGCTGAGAACACCTTTTGGTTGGATAGTTCGTCAATTGAGAAG GGAAGAGCTAGATTTTCATTTATGGGTGGTAAAGGAGGACCTCTTTCGAAGCGATTGACATTTAGATTGACCAACAGAAG TGATGCAGCTCATTGTGGAGGTTATCTATCAATTGAAGATGCTCATGGCCATGTTAGTAGTACATACTTGGAAAAAGGTTTCCTTGATTTCTTGAACAAG GAGCTTCTGTCATTTCATTGTgaagaaaaagattttgaaggATTACCATTTGAGTTTTACGGAGGATTTGTCGGGTACATAGG GTATAACCTCAAAGTAGAATGTGGTGCAGCAACTAATTGTCACAAGTCACCAGTTCCAGATGCTTGTTTTCTCTTTGCTGATAACTTTGTAGTGGTTGATCATCTCAATGACGATGTTTATTTGATGTCGATACATGACCGCAACACACCTGGCACAACATGGCTGGATAATACAGAAGAAAAGCTTCTTACTTTAAGAACAGCTCCTACAGAAGAAccaaagaacaaaaatatgGGGTCCATGACAATTTCCCCCCATGAAGCAGGGTTTTGTGCTGAGAAATCCAAAGAGCAGTACATGGAAGATGTCAGGAAGTGCTTGCAGTATATAAAAGATGGAGAAAGCTATGAGTTATGTGTCACGAcccaaataaggaaaaaagttGAGGAGATGGATCCTCTGCAACTGTACCTTCACCTTAGAGAAACCAATCCAGCACCATATGCTGCTTGGCTTAATTTTGCAAAGGAGAATCTCCACATCTGCTGCTCTTCCCCTGAGAGATTTTTGCGGTTGGATAGAAATGGTATCTTGGAAGCAAAGCCCATAAAGGGTACCATAGCTCGGGGAGTGacaaaagaggaagatgaaaAGCGCAAATTGCAACTGCATTACAG TGAAAAGGATCAAGCAGAGAATCTGATGATTGTCGATCTTCTGAGAAATGACCTTGGTCGGGTTTGTGAGCCCGGTTCTGTTCATGTACCTCATCTGATGGATGTTGAGTCATATGCCACAGTCCATACCATGGTGAGTACAATACGTGGAAAGAAGCGCAGCGACGTCAGTGCAGTTGACTGTGTCAGAGCTGCATTTCCTGGTGGTTCAATGACAGGAGCACCTAAACTGAGATCTATGGAACTTCTTGATTCTCTGGAGACCTGCTCTCGAGGTATCTATTCGGGATCCATCGGTTTTTTCTCTATCAATCAGACGTTTGATCTGAACATCGTCATAAGAACAGTTGTGATACATGAGAATGAAGCTTCGATCGGGGCAGGCGGGGCCATTGTCGCCTTATCGAACCCCGAAGACGAGTACGAGGAAATGAATTTGAAGACCTGTGCACCAGTGAAGGCAGTGATGGATATTCAGAACGATGAGAATTTGGCAATCCCTTTCCCCCCTCTTTTCTTCAGCAGGTGA